A genomic region of Streptomyces rimosus contains the following coding sequences:
- a CDS encoding aspartate aminotransferase family protein has protein sequence MTADLSKTAYDHLWMHFTRMSSYENAPVPTIVRGEGTNIYDDKGKRYIDGLAGLFVVQAGHGRAELAETALKQAQDLAFFPIWSYAHPKAVELAERLAHHAPGDLNKVFFTTGGGEAVETAWKLAKQYFKLTGKPTKHKVISRAVAYHGTPQGALSITGLPGLKAPFEPLVPGAHKVPNTNIYRAPLFGDDPEAFGRWAADQIEQQILFEGPDTVAAVFLEPVQNAGGCFPPPPGYFQRVREICDRHDVLLVSDEVICAFGRLGTMFACDKFGYIPDMITCAKGMTSGYSPIGACVISDRLAEPFYKGDNTFLHGYTFGGHPVSAAVACANLDIFERENLNQHVLDKEEAFFSTLKKLHDLPIVGDVRGNGFFYGIELVKDKTTKESFNEEETERVLYGFLSKALYDNGLYCRADDRGDPVIQLAPPLIADQPVFDEIEQILRGTLEEAWGKL, from the coding sequence GTCGTACGAGAACGCCCCCGTGCCGACGATCGTGCGCGGCGAGGGCACCAACATCTACGACGACAAGGGCAAGCGCTACATCGACGGCCTGGCCGGCCTGTTCGTCGTACAGGCCGGGCACGGCCGCGCCGAACTCGCCGAGACCGCGCTCAAGCAGGCGCAGGACCTGGCGTTCTTCCCCATCTGGTCGTACGCCCACCCCAAGGCCGTGGAGCTCGCCGAGCGGCTCGCGCACCATGCGCCGGGCGACCTGAACAAGGTCTTCTTCACCACCGGCGGCGGTGAGGCCGTCGAGACCGCGTGGAAGCTGGCGAAGCAGTACTTCAAGCTCACCGGCAAGCCCACCAAGCACAAGGTCATTTCGCGCGCGGTGGCCTACCACGGCACCCCGCAGGGCGCGTTGTCCATCACCGGCCTGCCGGGCCTTAAGGCCCCGTTCGAGCCGCTGGTCCCCGGCGCGCACAAGGTCCCGAACACCAACATCTACCGCGCGCCGCTCTTCGGCGACGACCCGGAGGCGTTCGGCCGCTGGGCCGCCGACCAGATCGAGCAGCAGATCCTCTTCGAGGGCCCGGACACCGTCGCCGCCGTCTTCCTGGAGCCGGTGCAGAACGCGGGCGGCTGCTTCCCGCCCCCGCCCGGCTACTTCCAGCGCGTCCGCGAGATCTGCGACCGCCACGACGTGCTGCTCGTCTCGGACGAGGTCATCTGCGCCTTCGGCCGCCTGGGCACGATGTTCGCCTGCGACAAGTTCGGCTACATACCCGACATGATCACCTGTGCCAAGGGCATGACCTCGGGCTACTCCCCCATCGGCGCGTGCGTCATCTCCGACCGGCTGGCCGAGCCGTTCTACAAGGGCGACAACACCTTCCTGCACGGCTACACCTTCGGCGGCCACCCGGTCTCCGCCGCCGTCGCCTGCGCCAACCTCGACATCTTCGAGCGCGAGAACCTCAACCAGCACGTACTGGACAAGGAAGAAGCTTTCTTCTCCACCCTGAAGAAGCTCCACGACCTGCCCATCGTCGGCGACGTCCGCGGCAACGGCTTCTTCTACGGCATCGAACTCGTCAAGGACAAGACCACCAAGGAGTCCTTCAACGAGGAGGAGACCGAACGCGTCCTGTACGGCTTCCTCTCCAAGGCCCTGTACGACAACGGCCTGTACTGCCGCGCCGACGACCGCGGCGACCCGGTGATCCAGCTCGCCCCGCCGCTCATCGCCGACCAGCCGGTCTTCGACGAGATCGAGCAGATACTGCGGGGGACGCTGGAGGAGGCATGGGGCAAGCTGTGA